The following proteins are encoded in a genomic region of Paraburkholderia sp. BL23I1N1:
- the atpD gene encoding F0F1 ATP synthase subunit beta, protein MSTTALVEGKIVQCIGAVIDVEFPRESMPKIYDALILEGSELTLEVQQQLGDGVVRTICLGASDGLRRGTVVKNTGKPISVPVGKPTLGRIMDVLGRPIDEAGPINSDVVRGIHQKAPAFDELSPSTELLETGIKVIDLICPFAKGGKVGLFGGAGVGKTVNMMELINNIAKEHGGYSVFAGVGERTREGNDFYHEMKDSNVLDKVALVYGQMNEPPGNRLRVALTGLTMAEHFRDEGLDVLFFVDNIYRFTLAGTEVSALLGRMPSAVGYQPTLAEEMGKLQERITSTKTGSITSVQAVYVPADDLTDPSPATTFGHLDATVVLSRDIASLGIYPAVDPLDSTSRQIDPNVIGEEHYAITRGVQQTLQRYKELRDIIAILGMDELAPEDKLAVARARKIQRFLSQPFHVAEVFTGSPGKYVPLKETIRGFKMIVEGECDHLPEQAFYMVGTIDEAFEKAKKIQ, encoded by the coding sequence ATGAGTACTACTGCTTTGGTAGAAGGCAAGATCGTACAGTGCATCGGCGCGGTGATCGACGTGGAATTTCCGCGTGAATCCATGCCGAAGATTTACGACGCGCTCATTCTCGAAGGTTCGGAACTGACCCTCGAAGTCCAGCAACAGCTGGGCGACGGCGTCGTCCGTACCATCTGTCTGGGTGCATCGGACGGTCTGCGCCGTGGCACGGTTGTTAAGAACACGGGTAAGCCGATCAGCGTGCCGGTTGGCAAGCCGACCCTCGGCCGGATCATGGACGTGCTGGGTCGCCCGATCGACGAAGCCGGCCCGATCAACTCGGACGTGGTTCGCGGTATTCACCAGAAGGCTCCGGCGTTCGACGAACTGTCGCCGTCGACGGAACTGCTCGAAACCGGCATCAAGGTTATCGACCTGATCTGCCCGTTCGCCAAGGGCGGTAAGGTTGGCCTGTTCGGTGGCGCCGGTGTGGGCAAGACCGTGAACATGATGGAACTGATCAACAACATCGCTAAGGAGCACGGTGGTTACTCAGTGTTCGCCGGTGTTGGCGAGCGTACCCGCGAAGGGAACGACTTCTATCACGAAATGAAGGACTCGAACGTTCTCGACAAGGTCGCGCTGGTGTACGGCCAGATGAACGAGCCGCCGGGTAACCGTCTGCGCGTGGCGCTGACCGGTCTGACGATGGCTGAGCACTTCCGTGATGAAGGCCTCGACGTGCTGTTCTTCGTCGACAACATCTACCGTTTCACGCTGGCAGGCACGGAAGTGTCGGCACTGCTCGGCCGTATGCCGTCGGCAGTGGGCTATCAGCCGACGCTGGCTGAAGAAATGGGTAAGCTGCAAGAGCGTATTACGTCGACCAAGACTGGCTCGATCACGTCGGTGCAGGCCGTGTACGTCCCTGCGGATGACTTGACGGACCCGTCGCCGGCTACGACCTTCGGCCACCTGGACGCAACCGTCGTGTTGTCGCGTGACATCGCTTCGCTGGGTATCTACCCGGCAGTCGATCCGCTCGATTCGACCTCGCGTCAGATCGACCCGAACGTGATCGGTGAAGAGCACTACGCGATCACGCGCGGCGTGCAGCAAACGCTGCAGCGCTACAAGGAATTGCGCGACATTATCGCGATTCTGGGCATGGACGAACTGGCGCCGGAAGACAAGCTCGCCGTTGCGCGCGCTCGTAAGATCCAGCGTTTCCTGTCGCAGCCGTTCCACGTCGCTGAAGTGTTCACGGGCTCGCCGGGCAAGTACGTGCCGCTGAAGGAAACGATCCGTGGCTTCAAGATGATCGTTGAAGGCGAGTGCGACCACCTGCCGGAACAAGCGTTCTACATGGTCGGCACGATCGACGAAGCCTTTGAAAAGGCCAAGAAGATCCAGTAA
- the atpG gene encoding F0F1 ATP synthase subunit gamma, with translation MAGMKEIRGKIKSVQNTRKITKAMEMVAASKMRRAQERMRAARPYADKVRDIAAHMSRANPEYRHPFMVSNEGAKTAGIILVTTDKGLCGGMNTNVLRASLQKFKELEGQGKTIEATAIGTKGLGFLNRLRARVVSNVVHLGDTPHLEKLIGAVKVQLDLYSEGKVSAVYLAYTRFVNTMKQEPVIEQLLPLSADQFERKDEDGTTPSTQWDYIYEPDAQAVVDELLVRYVEALVYQAVAENMASEQSARMVAMKAASDNAKTVINELQLVYNKSRQAAITKELSEIVGGAAAV, from the coding sequence ATGGCTGGAATGAAGGAAATTCGCGGCAAGATCAAGAGCGTGCAAAACACGCGCAAGATCACGAAAGCGATGGAGATGGTGGCCGCATCGAAGATGCGCCGCGCTCAGGAGCGCATGCGCGCTGCTCGCCCGTATGCCGACAAGGTCCGCGATATCGCTGCGCACATGAGCCGTGCGAACCCGGAGTATCGTCACCCGTTCATGGTGTCGAACGAAGGCGCGAAAACGGCCGGCATCATCCTCGTCACGACCGATAAAGGGTTGTGCGGTGGTATGAACACCAACGTGCTGCGTGCGTCGCTGCAGAAGTTCAAGGAACTGGAAGGTCAGGGCAAGACGATCGAAGCAACGGCGATCGGCACCAAGGGTCTGGGTTTCCTGAACCGTCTGCGCGCCAGGGTGGTGTCGAATGTCGTGCATCTGGGCGACACGCCGCATCTGGAAAAGCTGATCGGCGCGGTGAAGGTGCAGCTCGACCTGTACTCGGAAGGCAAGGTTTCGGCGGTGTACCTCGCGTACACGCGCTTCGTCAATACGATGAAGCAGGAGCCGGTGATCGAGCAACTGTTGCCGCTGTCGGCGGACCAGTTCGAGCGTAAGGACGAAGACGGCACGACGCCGAGCACGCAGTGGGACTACATCTACGAGCCGGACGCACAGGCAGTGGTGGACGAACTGCTGGTGCGTTATGTCGAAGCGCTGGTCTATCAGGCCGTCGCGGAAAACATGGCATCGGAGCAGTCGGCACGCATGGTCGCAATGAAGGCCGCTTCGGACAACGCGAAGACGGTCATCAACGAACTGCAGCTTGTGTACAACAAGAGCCGTCAGGCCGCGATCACGAAAGAACTGTCGGAAATCGTCGGTGGCGCTGCGGCGGTCTGA
- a CDS encoding AMP-binding protein: protein MATHMSGEGALIEPKDSLSYVRGSAENPLSEAPVGQFLRDTAARFPDRPAVVFREQRIRWTWKEFAEEVDVLASGLLALGIVKGDRVGIWSPNRVEWLLTQFATARIGAVLVNINPAYRLAELEYALNKVGCKAIIAAERFKTSMYLEMLQELAPELATHNPGELHAARLPDLRCVIRMCDTETPGMLTFSDVIEQGRATLDVAKLDAIGATLSCHDPINIQFTSGTTGNPKGATLTHSNVVNNARYIAMAMRLTEQDGLCIPVPLYHCFGMVLAVLACVSVGANMVFPGEGFDPAATLAAVAEEQCTALHGVPTMFIAELDHPDFATYDLSRLRTGIMAGSPCPIETMKKVVSRMHLNEITIAYGMTETSPVSFQSSTTDPLDKRTTTVGRIQPHLEVKIVDPLGNIVPVGETGELCTKGYSVMQGYWGDEAKTRESIVDGWMHTGDLATLDAEGYCNIVGRLKDMLIRGGENIYPREIEEFLFRHPKIQSVQVFGVPDSKYGEEVCAWIVLRSGEQATAEEIQQFCQGQIAHYKVPKYIRFVDELPMTVTGKVQKFVMRERMISELKVQENKTA from the coding sequence ATGGCAACGCACATGTCAGGCGAAGGCGCACTTATCGAACCCAAAGACAGCTTGTCATACGTTCGCGGGTCGGCCGAAAATCCATTGAGCGAGGCGCCGGTCGGGCAATTTCTGCGCGACACTGCGGCGCGTTTCCCTGACCGCCCGGCTGTGGTGTTTCGCGAGCAGCGTATTCGCTGGACATGGAAGGAGTTCGCCGAAGAAGTCGACGTGCTGGCGTCCGGGCTTCTCGCGCTCGGCATCGTGAAGGGCGATCGCGTCGGCATCTGGTCGCCGAATCGCGTCGAATGGCTGCTCACGCAGTTCGCCACCGCGCGTATCGGCGCGGTGCTGGTCAATATCAATCCGGCCTACCGGCTCGCGGAACTCGAGTACGCGTTGAACAAGGTCGGCTGCAAGGCGATCATCGCGGCCGAGCGTTTCAAGACGTCGATGTATCTCGAGATGCTGCAGGAGCTCGCGCCGGAACTCGCGACGCACAATCCGGGTGAACTGCACGCTGCTCGCTTGCCGGATCTACGCTGCGTGATTCGCATGTGCGACACGGAAACGCCCGGCATGCTGACCTTCTCCGATGTGATCGAGCAGGGCCGCGCAACGCTCGACGTCGCGAAGCTCGATGCCATCGGCGCGACACTATCCTGCCACGATCCGATCAACATTCAGTTCACCAGCGGCACGACCGGCAATCCGAAGGGCGCGACGCTGACGCATAGCAATGTCGTCAACAATGCGCGCTATATCGCGATGGCGATGCGTCTAACGGAGCAGGACGGCCTGTGCATTCCCGTCCCGCTCTATCACTGCTTCGGCATGGTGCTGGCGGTGCTGGCGTGCGTATCGGTCGGCGCAAATATGGTGTTCCCGGGCGAGGGCTTCGATCCGGCTGCAACGCTCGCAGCCGTCGCCGAAGAGCAATGCACCGCGCTGCACGGCGTGCCGACCATGTTCATCGCCGAACTCGATCATCCGGACTTCGCCACCTACGACCTCTCGCGTCTGCGCACGGGCATCATGGCCGGCTCGCCGTGCCCGATCGAGACGATGAAGAAGGTCGTCTCGAGAATGCATCTGAACGAGATCACCATCGCCTATGGCATGACGGAAACGAGCCCGGTGTCTTTCCAGAGTTCGACTACCGACCCGCTCGACAAGCGCACCACGACAGTCGGCCGTATCCAGCCACACCTGGAAGTGAAGATCGTCGATCCGCTCGGCAATATCGTGCCGGTGGGGGAAACCGGCGAGCTATGTACCAAAGGCTATTCGGTGATGCAAGGCTACTGGGGGGACGAAGCGAAGACCCGGGAAAGCATCGTCGACGGCTGGATGCATACCGGCGATCTGGCGACGCTCGATGCCGAAGGCTACTGCAACATTGTCGGCCGCCTGAAGGACATGCTGATTCGTGGAGGGGAGAACATCTACCCGCGTGAGATCGAGGAGTTTCTGTTCCGCCATCCGAAAATCCAGAGCGTGCAGGTGTTCGGCGTGCCCGACTCGAAGTACGGTGAGGAAGTGTGTGCGTGGATCGTATTGCGTTCAGGAGAGCAGGCCACAGCCGAGGAAATCCAGCAGTTCTGTCAAGGCCAGATCGCTCACTACAAGGTGCCGAAGTACATCCGCTTCGTCGACGAATTGCCCATGACGGTGACCGGCAAGGTGCAGAAATTTGTGATGCGTGAACGGATGATCAGTGAATTGAAGGTGCAGGAAAACAAGACGGCCTGA
- a CDS encoding F0F1 ATP synthase subunit epsilon — translation MATIKVDVVSAEEQIFSGQAKFVALPGEAGELGILPGHTPLITRIRPGAVRIEAENGEEEFVFVAGGILEIQPGAVTVLADTAIRGKDLDEAKAEDARKRAEEALQNTGSNLEYATAQAELAYATAQLAAIQRLRKLRGQN, via the coding sequence ATGGCAACCATTAAAGTAGACGTCGTCAGTGCGGAAGAGCAGATCTTCTCGGGCCAGGCGAAGTTCGTCGCGCTGCCGGGCGAAGCGGGTGAACTCGGCATTCTGCCGGGCCACACGCCGCTCATCACGCGGATTCGTCCGGGTGCGGTGCGCATCGAAGCTGAAAACGGCGAAGAAGAGTTTGTGTTCGTCGCCGGCGGTATCCTCGAAATCCAGCCTGGCGCAGTGACGGTTCTTGCCGACACGGCAATCCGCGGCAAGGATCTCGACGAAGCCAAGGCTGAAGATGCACGCAAGCGTGCGGAAGAAGCGCTGCAAAACACGGGTTCGAACCTCGAATACGCCACCGCGCAAGCGGAACTGGCGTACGCGACGGCTCAACTCGCTGCGATCCAGCGTCTGCGCAAATTGCGCGGTCAGAACTAG
- the atpA gene encoding F0F1 ATP synthase subunit alpha: MQLNPSEISELIKSRIQGLEASADVRNQGTVISVTDGIVRIHGLSEVMQGEMLEFPGNTFGLALNLERDSVGAVILGEYEHISEGDIVKTTGRILEVPVGPELLGRVVDALGNPIDGKGPINAKKTDAIEKIAPGVIWRKSVSEPVQTGLKSIDAMVPVGRGQRELIIGDRQCGKTAVAVDAIINQKGKNLFCIYVAIGQKASSIMNVVRKLEETGALEYTIVVAASASESAAMQYLAPYAGCTMGEYFRDRGQDALIVYDDLTKQAWAYRQISLLLRRPPGREAYPGDVFYLHSRLLERAARVSEEYVEKFTNGEVKGKSGSLTALPVIETQAGDVTAFVPTNVISITDGQIFLETDLFNAGIRPAINAGVSVSRVGGAAQTKVVKKLSGGIRTDLAQYRELAAFAQFASDLDEATRKQLERGRRVTELLKQPQYQPLQVWELAVALFAANNGYLDDLEVAQVLPFEKGLRDYLKTSHADLVRRIEDTKELSKDDEALLHTALKDFKKSGAY, from the coding sequence ATGCAACTCAATCCCTCTGAGATCAGCGAGCTGATCAAGAGCCGGATCCAGGGCCTTGAAGCGAGCGCAGACGTTCGCAACCAGGGCACCGTGATCTCCGTGACCGACGGTATCGTGCGTATTCACGGCCTATCGGAAGTGATGCAGGGCGAAATGCTCGAATTCCCGGGCAACACCTTCGGTCTCGCACTGAACCTCGAGCGCGACTCGGTCGGCGCCGTGATTCTGGGTGAGTACGAACACATTTCGGAAGGCGACATCGTCAAGACGACGGGCCGCATTCTCGAAGTGCCGGTGGGTCCGGAACTGCTCGGCCGCGTGGTCGATGCACTCGGCAACCCGATCGACGGCAAGGGCCCGATCAACGCGAAGAAAACCGACGCAATCGAAAAGATTGCTCCGGGCGTGATCTGGCGTAAGTCGGTTTCGGAACCGGTCCAAACCGGTCTGAAGTCGATCGACGCAATGGTGCCGGTTGGCCGTGGCCAGCGCGAGCTGATCATTGGCGACCGCCAGTGCGGCAAGACGGCAGTCGCAGTCGACGCGATCATCAACCAGAAGGGCAAAAACCTCTTCTGTATCTACGTCGCGATCGGCCAGAAGGCTTCGTCGATCATGAACGTGGTGCGCAAGCTGGAAGAAACCGGCGCGCTGGAATACACGATCGTCGTGGCCGCTTCGGCTTCGGAATCGGCTGCGATGCAATACCTCGCACCGTACGCCGGCTGCACGATGGGCGAATACTTCCGCGACCGCGGTCAAGACGCCCTGATCGTGTATGACGATTTGACCAAGCAAGCTTGGGCATACCGTCAGATCTCGCTGCTGCTGCGCCGCCCGCCGGGCCGTGAAGCTTACCCGGGCGACGTGTTCTATCTGCACTCGCGCCTGCTGGAACGTGCTGCTCGCGTCTCGGAAGAGTACGTCGAGAAGTTCACGAACGGCGAAGTGAAGGGCAAGAGCGGTTCGCTGACGGCACTGCCGGTCATTGAAACGCAAGCAGGCGACGTGACCGCATTCGTTCCGACGAACGTGATCTCGATTACCGACGGCCAGATCTTCCTGGAAACCGACCTCTTCAACGCAGGTATCCGCCCGGCAATTAATGCCGGCGTGTCGGTGTCGCGCGTCGGTGGTGCGGCTCAAACCAAGGTTGTGAAGAAGCTGTCGGGCGGTATCCGTACCGACCTCGCACAGTACCGTGAACTGGCCGCGTTCGCACAGTTCGCATCGGACCTCGACGAAGCGACCCGCAAGCAACTGGAGCGCGGCCGCCGCGTGACGGAACTGCTGAAGCAGCCGCAGTATCAGCCGCTGCAAGTGTGGGAACTGGCTGTCGCGCTGTTCGCCGCGAACAACGGCTACCTCGACGATCTGGAAGTTGCGCAAGTGCTGCCGTTCGAAAAGGGCCTGCGCGATTATCTGAAGACGAGCCACGCTGACCTGGTCAGGCGCATCGAAGATACCAAGGAACTCTCGAAGGACGACGAAGCCCTGCTGCATACGGCTCTCAAAGACTTCAAGAAGTCCGGCGCTTATTGA
- a CDS encoding F0F1 ATP synthase subunit B has protein sequence MNLNATLFAQMVVFLILAWFTMKFVWPPLINALDERSKKIADGLSAAEKGKAELEAAHKRVDQELAQARNDGQQRIADAEKRAVTVADEIKAQAQAEAARIIAQAKADADQQVVKARETLRGEVAALAVKGAEQILKREVDQAAHADLLNQLKAEL, from the coding sequence GTGAATCTCAACGCAACCCTGTTTGCGCAAATGGTCGTGTTCCTGATCCTCGCGTGGTTCACGATGAAGTTCGTGTGGCCGCCGTTGATCAACGCCCTCGACGAGCGCTCGAAGAAGATTGCTGACGGTTTGTCTGCCGCTGAAAAGGGCAAGGCTGAACTCGAAGCCGCTCACAAGCGCGTCGACCAGGAACTCGCTCAGGCACGCAATGACGGTCAGCAACGCATTGCTGACGCAGAAAAGCGCGCTGTGACAGTCGCTGACGAAATCAAGGCTCAAGCACAAGCTGAAGCCGCTCGCATCATCGCGCAAGCGAAGGCCGACGCGGACCAGCAAGTCGTGAAGGCGCGCGAAACGCTGCGCGGCGAAGTCGCTGCACTCGCCGTGAAGGGCGCAGAACAGATCCTGAAGCGCGAAGTCGACCAGGCAGCTCACGCTGACCTGCTGAATCAACTGAAAGCCGAGCTCTGA
- the atpE gene encoding F0F1 ATP synthase subunit C, giving the protein MQAFIANIQGLTAIGIGIIIGLGAIGACIGIGLMGGKYIEACARQPELMNPLQTKMFLLAGLIDAAFLIGVGVAMLFAFANPLLSKLAG; this is encoded by the coding sequence ATGCAAGCTTTCATCGCCAACATCCAGGGTCTGACCGCCATCGGTATCGGCATCATCATCGGCCTGGGTGCAATCGGCGCCTGTATCGGTATCGGCCTGATGGGTGGCAAGTACATCGAAGCATGTGCTCGTCAGCCGGAACTGATGAACCCGCTGCAAACCAAGATGTTCCTGCTGGCTGGTCTGATCGATGCGGCGTTCCTGATTGGTGTTGGTGTGGCAATGCTGTTCGCGTTCGCGAACCCGCTGCTGTCGAAGCTGGCAGGCTGA
- a CDS encoding F0F1 ATP synthase subunit delta, with the protein MAELATIARPYAEALFGVAEAGDIAAWSTLVQELAQVARLPEVLSIASSPKVSRAQVSELLLAAVKSPLKDNAQAKNLVQMLVDNHRLQLLPEIAVQFEELKNAREGAADVLIVSAFPLEGAQLNELVASLERKFKRKLKPTVEIDSSLIGGVRVTVGDEVLDTSVRARLASMQTALTA; encoded by the coding sequence ATGGCCGAACTTGCAACCATCGCCCGTCCGTACGCAGAAGCGCTGTTTGGCGTGGCCGAAGCTGGTGACATCGCCGCCTGGTCCACGCTCGTGCAGGAGCTGGCACAGGTTGCGCGTCTGCCCGAAGTGCTGTCGATCGCCTCGAGCCCGAAAGTAAGCCGCGCCCAGGTCAGCGAACTGCTGCTGGCCGCGGTCAAGTCGCCGCTCAAGGACAACGCGCAAGCGAAGAATCTGGTGCAAATGCTGGTCGATAACCATCGTCTGCAATTGCTGCCGGAAATCGCTGTGCAGTTCGAAGAGTTGAAGAATGCCCGCGAAGGGGCGGCCGATGTGCTGATCGTCAGCGCATTCCCGCTCGAAGGCGCGCAGTTGAACGAACTCGTCGCAAGTCTCGAACGCAAATTCAAGCGCAAGCTGAAGCCGACGGTCGAAATCGACTCGTCGCTTATCGGCGGCGTGCGCGTGACGGTCGGCGACGAAGTGCTCGATACCTCGGTCCGCGCGCGGCTTGCCAGCATGCAGACGGCTCTGACGGCCTGA